A genomic region of Xanthomonas campestris pv. phormiicola contains the following coding sequences:
- a CDS encoding helix-turn-helix domain-containing protein: MTRPPSGFALPYAESAAARDPRAHECLHCTVRHLAICSALACDEVQALERATTSHAYAAGATVARTGEARQAVYTVTAGALRLVRTLADGRRQVAGFVLPGDYVGLSESAKHRHDIEAIADSRVCRVQVAQMQQLRSQFPQLERKLLQRACLELDAAQDAALALARLQPSEKLADFLLKLAARAARQGDSGNRVTLPMGRGDIADHLGLTMETVSRTFTKLRQQGLIALPQLHVVEIRDFAALHRLASDEE, encoded by the coding sequence ATGACCAGGCCCCCTTCCGGATTCGCCCTGCCCTATGCCGAGTCCGCCGCGGCACGGGATCCGCGCGCGCACGAATGCCTGCATTGCACGGTGCGGCACCTGGCGATCTGTTCGGCGCTGGCCTGCGACGAGGTGCAGGCGCTGGAACGGGCGACCACCTCGCACGCCTACGCCGCCGGCGCCACCGTGGCCCGCACCGGCGAAGCGCGGCAGGCGGTGTATACCGTCACCGCCGGCGCCCTGCGCCTGGTGCGTACGCTGGCCGACGGCCGCCGCCAGGTGGCCGGCTTCGTGTTGCCGGGCGACTACGTCGGGCTCAGCGAATCGGCCAAACACCGCCACGACATCGAAGCCATCGCCGACAGCCGCGTGTGCCGCGTCCAGGTGGCGCAGATGCAGCAGCTGCGCAGCCAGTTCCCGCAGCTGGAACGCAAGCTGCTGCAACGCGCCTGCCTGGAACTGGATGCCGCACAGGACGCGGCGCTGGCGCTGGCGCGGCTGCAGCCGTCCGAGAAACTGGCCGACTTCCTGCTCAAGCTGGCCGCGCGCGCGGCGCGCCAGGGCGATTCCGGCAACAGGGTGACCCTGCCGATGGGCCGCGGCGACATCGCCGACCATCTGGGCCTGACCATGGAAACGGTGAGCCGCACCTTCACCAAGCTGCGCCAGCAGGGCCTGATCGCGCTGCCGCAACTGCACGTGGTCGAAATCCGCGACTTCGCCGCCCTGCACCGGCTGGCTTCCGACGAAGAGTAA
- the hisG gene encoding ATP phosphoribosyltransferase — protein sequence MSASLAAPARDRLRIAIQKSGRLAEPARAVLAACGLSWRESRDKLFCYGESLPVDLLLVRDDDIPGLIADGVCDFGIVGRNELEEQAGERRRNGLPEAYRALRGLNFGQCRLMLAVPDSWEWTGSEQLQGKRIATSYPAVLADWLQARGIEAQVVELSGSVEIAPRLGTADLICDLVSSGATLAANQLKPVETLLESEAVLAGPVREPGDARAGLAAMLLRRLDGVLKLRDSKLLMFRASRDHVAELTRLLPDADPLVQLPGDGDGDGDGPLQLQTMCHGAITWQRMEELERAGAQGLMVLTVERSLA from the coding sequence ATGAGTGCTTCCCTGGCAGCGCCGGCGCGTGACCGGCTGCGTATCGCGATCCAGAAGAGCGGCCGCCTGGCCGAGCCGGCGCGGGCGGTGCTGGCCGCCTGCGGGCTGAGCTGGCGCGAGAGCCGCGACAAGTTGTTCTGCTACGGCGAGTCGCTGCCGGTGGACCTGTTGCTGGTGCGCGACGACGACATCCCCGGGCTGATCGCCGACGGCGTCTGCGATTTCGGCATCGTCGGCCGTAACGAGCTGGAAGAGCAGGCCGGCGAGCGCCGCCGCAACGGCCTGCCGGAGGCCTACCGCGCGTTGCGCGGGCTGAACTTCGGCCAGTGCCGGCTGATGTTGGCGGTGCCCGACAGCTGGGAGTGGACCGGTTCGGAACAACTGCAGGGCAAGCGCATCGCCACCAGCTATCCGGCGGTGCTGGCCGACTGGCTGCAGGCGCGCGGCATCGAGGCGCAGGTGGTGGAGCTGTCCGGCTCGGTGGAGATCGCGCCACGCCTGGGCACTGCCGACCTGATCTGCGATCTGGTCTCCAGCGGCGCGACCCTGGCCGCCAACCAGCTCAAGCCGGTGGAGACGCTGCTGGAAAGCGAGGCGGTGCTGGCCGGGCCGGTGCGCGAACCGGGCGACGCCCGCGCCGGGCTGGCGGCGATGCTGCTGCGCCGGCTCGACGGCGTGCTCAAGCTGCGCGACAGCAAGCTGCTGATGTTCCGCGCCTCGCGCGACCACGTCGCCGAACTGACCCGGCTGCTGCCCGACGCCGACCCGCTGGTGCAACTGCCTGGCGACGGCGACGGCGACGGCGACGGCCCGCTGCAGTTGCAGACCATGTGCCACGGCGCGATCACCTGGCAGCGCATGGAGGAACTGGAGCGCGCCGGCGCGCAGGGGCTGATGGTATTGACGGTGGAGCGCTCGCTGGCATGA
- the hisD gene encoding histidinol dehydrogenase, giving the protein MNRLDWNSLDAQARTQALTRPAQTVAAQTRAAVAQLLDDVRSRGDAALREITARFDGVVLQHFEVGADEFAAAEAAVPAVLREAMAQAAARIESFHRAGMTQPYAVETAPGVVCERVVRPIGRVGLYVPAGSAPLPSTALMLCVPAALAGCREVVLCTPPRADGSADPAVLVAAKLTGVDRVFKLGGAQAIAAMGFGTESVPSCDKLFGPGNGYVTEAKQQVAQAGAAAIDMPAGPSEVLVIADVGADAAFVAADLLSQAEHGPDSQVLLLSDSAELIDAVEDEIERQLATLPRAAIARQALSASRLIQVGALEDAFAISNRYAPEHLILALREPRAWLQRVEAAGSVFLGDFTPEALGDYCSGTNHVLPTNGAARAYSGVSVASFQNFVSVQAASRAGIAAIGACAVTMARAEGLDAHANAVALRMEKAA; this is encoded by the coding sequence ATGAACCGACTGGACTGGAATTCGCTGGACGCGCAGGCGCGCACGCAGGCCCTGACCCGGCCGGCGCAGACCGTCGCCGCGCAGACCCGCGCGGCGGTGGCGCAGCTGCTGGACGACGTGCGCAGCCGCGGCGACGCCGCGTTGCGCGAGATCACCGCGCGCTTCGACGGCGTGGTGCTGCAGCATTTCGAGGTTGGCGCCGATGAGTTCGCCGCCGCCGAAGCGGCTGTACCGGCGGTGCTGCGCGAGGCGATGGCGCAGGCCGCGGCGCGGATCGAGAGCTTCCACCGCGCCGGCATGACCCAGCCTTATGCAGTGGAAACCGCGCCGGGCGTGGTCTGCGAGCGGGTGGTGCGGCCGATCGGCCGGGTCGGCCTGTACGTGCCGGCCGGCAGCGCGCCGCTGCCGTCCACCGCGCTGATGCTGTGCGTGCCGGCGGCGCTGGCCGGCTGCCGCGAGGTGGTGCTGTGCACGCCGCCGCGCGCCGACGGCTCGGCCGATCCGGCGGTGCTGGTCGCCGCAAAACTGACCGGCGTGGACCGCGTGTTCAAGCTCGGCGGCGCGCAGGCGATCGCGGCGATGGGCTTCGGCACCGAGTCGGTGCCGTCCTGCGACAAGCTGTTCGGACCGGGCAACGGCTACGTCACCGAGGCCAAGCAGCAGGTCGCGCAGGCCGGTGCGGCGGCGATCGACATGCCGGCCGGGCCGTCCGAGGTGTTGGTGATCGCCGATGTCGGCGCCGATGCCGCGTTCGTCGCCGCCGACCTGCTGTCGCAGGCCGAGCATGGCCCGGATTCGCAGGTGCTGCTGCTGTCCGACAGCGCCGAGCTGATCGATGCGGTCGAGGACGAGATCGAACGTCAGCTGGCGACGCTGCCGCGTGCGGCGATCGCGCGCCAGGCTTTGTCCGCGTCGCGGCTGATCCAGGTCGGCGCGCTGGAGGACGCCTTCGCGATCAGCAACCGTTACGCGCCCGAGCACCTGATCCTGGCGCTGCGCGAGCCGCGCGCCTGGCTGCAGCGGGTCGAGGCCGCCGGCTCGGTGTTCCTCGGCGATTTCACTCCGGAAGCGCTGGGCGACTATTGCAGCGGCACCAACCACGTGTTGCCGACCAACGGCGCGGCGCGCGCCTACAGCGGGGTCAGCGTCGCCAGCTTCCAGAACTTCGTCAGCGTGCAGGCGGCCAGCCGCGCCGGCATCGCCGCGATCGGCGCCTGCGCGGTGACCATGGCGCGCGCCGAGGGCCTGGACGCGCACGCCAACGCGGTGGCGCTGCGCATGGAGAAAGCAGCATGA
- a CDS encoding YerC/YecD family TrpR-related protein produces the protein MKQRPATQPDRDSDTSFKALSRALAHLSKPQEVAAFLRDLCTPAELEAMSDRWRVVPLLLKGVPYREIHELTQVSVTTIGRVARTLEYGAGGYATALRRQAARPSDSH, from the coding sequence ATGAAACAACGACCCGCCACGCAACCCGATCGCGACAGCGACACCTCGTTCAAGGCGCTGTCGCGCGCCCTGGCCCACCTGAGCAAGCCGCAGGAGGTCGCCGCGTTCCTGCGGGACCTGTGTACGCCGGCCGAGCTGGAGGCGATGTCCGATCGCTGGCGGGTGGTGCCGCTGCTGCTCAAGGGCGTGCCGTACCGCGAGATCCACGAGCTGACCCAGGTCAGCGTGACCACCATCGGCCGCGTCGCGCGGACCCTGGAATACGGCGCCGGCGGCTACGCCACGGCGCTGCGCCGGCAAGCGGCGCGCCCCTCCGATTCCCATTGA
- the hisS gene encoding histidine--tRNA ligase gives MIKPRTPPGIMELLPREQIAFQRMLDVIRRNYERFGFLPVETPVFELSDVLLTKSGGETERQVYFVQSTGALANAEASGEGGLPELALRFDLTVPLARYVAEHEHELSFPFRRYQMQRVYRGERAQRGRFREFYQCDIDVIGKDALSIRYDAEVLAVIHAVFAELGIGAFAVQLNNRKLMRGFFESLGVAEGERQLAVLREVDKLDKRGADYVRETLMGAEFELPFAKVAEILAFVAVRSKSHEDALVRLRELDEWAGASATLREGVAELREVLALVKALGVPETAYCLNFSIARGLDYYTGTVYETLLTDYPQIGSICSGGRYEDLASHYSKSRLPGVGISIGLTRLFWQLREAGLIEGIASSSVQAMVALMDEAKLDDALDIARRLRVGGINTEVQMEPKKVGKQFQYAARAGIRFVVLAGDDELARGVVAVKDLVREQQFEVARDELASTLLVELEQAKVMP, from the coding sequence GTGATCAAGCCCCGTACGCCGCCCGGCATCATGGAATTGCTGCCGCGCGAGCAGATCGCGTTCCAGCGCATGCTGGACGTCATCCGCCGCAACTACGAGCGGTTCGGGTTCCTGCCGGTGGAGACGCCGGTGTTCGAACTGTCCGACGTGCTGCTGACCAAGTCCGGCGGCGAGACCGAGCGCCAGGTGTATTTCGTGCAGTCCACCGGCGCGCTGGCCAATGCCGAGGCCAGTGGCGAGGGCGGCCTGCCGGAGCTGGCGCTGCGCTTCGACCTGACCGTGCCGCTGGCGCGCTACGTGGCCGAGCACGAACACGAGCTGAGCTTCCCGTTCCGCCGCTACCAGATGCAGCGCGTGTACCGCGGCGAGCGCGCCCAGCGCGGCCGTTTCCGCGAGTTCTACCAGTGCGACATCGACGTGATCGGCAAGGACGCGCTGAGCATCCGCTACGACGCCGAGGTGCTGGCGGTGATCCACGCGGTGTTCGCCGAACTGGGGATCGGCGCGTTCGCGGTGCAGTTGAACAACCGCAAGCTGATGCGCGGCTTCTTCGAGAGCCTGGGCGTGGCCGAGGGCGAGCGCCAGCTGGCGGTGCTGCGCGAGGTCGACAAGCTGGACAAGCGCGGCGCCGACTACGTGCGCGAGACCTTGATGGGCGCAGAATTTGAGTTGCCCTTCGCTAAAGTCGCCGAGATTCTCGCTTTTGTCGCAGTGCGTTCCAAGAGTCACGAAGATGCCTTGGTCCGACTGCGTGAACTGGACGAGTGGGCTGGTGCGAGCGCGACGCTGCGCGAAGGCGTGGCCGAGCTGCGCGAGGTGCTGGCCCTGGTCAAGGCGCTGGGCGTGCCGGAAACCGCGTACTGCCTGAACTTCTCCATCGCCCGCGGCCTGGACTACTACACCGGCACCGTCTACGAGACCCTGCTGACCGACTATCCGCAGATCGGCTCGATCTGCTCGGGCGGGCGCTACGAGGACCTGGCCAGCCACTACAGCAAGTCCAGGCTGCCGGGCGTGGGCATCTCGATCGGCCTGACCCGCCTGTTCTGGCAGCTGCGCGAGGCCGGGCTGATCGAGGGCATCGCCTCCAGCAGCGTGCAGGCGATGGTGGCGCTGATGGACGAGGCCAAGCTGGACGACGCGCTGGACATCGCCCGCCGCCTGCGCGTGGGCGGGATCAACACCGAAGTGCAGATGGAGCCGAAGAAGGTCGGCAAGCAGTTCCAGTACGCCGCGCGTGCCGGCATCCGCTTCGTGGTGCTGGCCGGCGACGACGAACTGGCGCGCGGCGTGGTCGCGGTCAAGGACCTGGTGCGCGAGCAGCAGTTCGAGGTCGCCCGCGACGAACTGGCCAGCACCCTGCTGGTCGAGCTGGAGCAGGCCAAGGTCATGCCCTGA
- a CDS encoding FAD:protein FMN transferase: MRSSSATPERNGIRRCKPLLGTFVEIRVPDGCQAAADLAFAQIAHVHARMSFQEEGSDLAALRRAPAGTAVQVDPDTVEVLALAQSMHRRSCGLFDVGIGARLVASGFLPRPPGIDLRRMRGTGADIEIVGRDRVVCRRGLLIDLGGIAKGFAVDRAIACLRQAGIERAVVNAGGDLRVLGREQVHLRGADQAIAAVVELHDSAMASSSNLHQRRPHRGRTHTPHLDGRGQPVLSEIAVNVVAPCCALADAMTKIALQAPALADAMLAEHGGFIVRQATPPGLAA; encoded by the coding sequence ATGCGCTCATCCTCCGCCACGCCTGAGCGCAACGGCATCCGGCGTTGCAAGCCCCTGCTCGGGACCTTCGTCGAGATCCGCGTCCCCGACGGCTGCCAGGCCGCGGCGGACCTGGCATTCGCGCAGATCGCCCACGTGCATGCACGCATGTCCTTCCAAGAGGAAGGCAGCGACCTCGCCGCGCTGCGCCGGGCGCCTGCGGGGACGGCCGTGCAGGTCGACCCAGACACGGTCGAGGTGCTCGCACTCGCCCAGTCGATGCATCGGCGCTCTTGCGGCCTGTTCGACGTCGGCATCGGCGCGCGCCTGGTGGCATCCGGCTTCCTGCCCAGGCCGCCCGGCATCGACCTGCGCCGGATGCGGGGCACGGGCGCGGACATCGAGATCGTCGGCCGCGACCGGGTGGTGTGCCGACGCGGGCTGCTGATCGACCTCGGCGGCATCGCCAAGGGCTTCGCCGTGGATCGCGCCATCGCCTGCCTGCGCCAGGCGGGCATCGAGCGGGCGGTGGTCAATGCGGGCGGCGACTTGCGCGTGCTCGGGCGTGAACAGGTCCACCTGCGCGGCGCCGACCAGGCTATCGCCGCAGTCGTCGAACTGCACGACAGCGCAATGGCGAGTTCGAGCAACCTGCACCAGCGGCGGCCGCACCGCGGGCGCACCCATACCCCGCACCTGGACGGGCGCGGCCAACCGGTGCTGTCCGAGATCGCGGTCAACGTGGTGGCGCCGTGCTGCGCGCTTGCCGACGCCATGACCAAGATCGCGCTGCAGGCGCCGGCGCTAGCGGACGCCATGCTGGCCGAACACGGCGGCTTCATCGTGCGCCAGGCCACGCCGCCGGGCCTGGCGGCATGA
- the thrC gene encoding threonine synthase — protein sequence MNFISTRNAAPAASLSQAIAAGLAPDGGLYVPERMPTARELQAGVSLAETAATLLAPFFDGDALAAELPAICAEAFDFDAPLQPLATPGDHALELFHGPTAAFKDFGARFLAACLARLRRDAATPLTILVATSGDTGAAVAAAFHRQPGLRVVVLYPDGRVSPRQAHQLGCFGDNIQALRVAGSFDDCQALVKQALNDADLQAQAPLSSANSISLGRLLPQMSYYAHSALVHYAGRAQPLNLVVPTGNLGNALAAILARGLGVPLGRIVLATNANHVLPDYFAGADYAPQPSVATVANAMDVGAPSNFERLRWLYRGDDAALRVQFQAYSVDDAQIRQLIGERFRRYGEVHCPHTATALHVLQQIRAEGAEADAGDWAVAATAHPAKFEAVVEPLIGRPVEVPPALAALLQRPAQAEPIAPDYAALRARLLAG from the coding sequence ATGAACTTCATTTCCACCCGTAACGCCGCGCCCGCCGCCAGCCTCAGCCAGGCCATCGCCGCCGGCCTGGCGCCCGATGGCGGGCTGTACGTGCCCGAGCGCATGCCGACGGCGCGCGAACTGCAGGCCGGCGTCAGCCTGGCCGAGACCGCGGCCACCCTGCTGGCGCCGTTCTTCGACGGCGACGCGCTCGCCGCCGAACTACCGGCGATCTGCGCCGAAGCCTTCGATTTCGATGCGCCGCTGCAGCCGCTGGCCACGCCCGGCGACCATGCGCTGGAGCTGTTCCATGGGCCCACCGCCGCGTTCAAGGACTTCGGCGCACGCTTTCTCGCCGCCTGCCTGGCGCGGCTGCGCCGCGATGCCGCCACGCCGCTGACCATCCTCGTCGCCACCTCCGGCGACACCGGTGCGGCGGTGGCCGCCGCGTTCCATCGCCAGCCCGGCCTGCGCGTGGTGGTGCTGTATCCGGACGGGCGCGTGTCGCCGCGCCAGGCGCACCAGTTGGGCTGCTTCGGCGACAACATCCAGGCGCTGCGCGTGGCCGGTTCGTTCGACGATTGCCAGGCGCTGGTCAAGCAGGCCTTGAACGACGCCGACCTGCAGGCGCAGGCGCCGCTGAGTTCGGCCAACAGCATCAGCCTGGGTCGCTTGCTGCCGCAGATGAGCTACTACGCGCATAGCGCGCTGGTGCATTACGCCGGGCGCGCGCAGCCGCTGAACCTGGTGGTGCCGACCGGCAACCTCGGCAATGCGCTGGCGGCGATCCTGGCGCGCGGGCTGGGCGTGCCGCTGGGCCGCATCGTGCTGGCGACCAACGCCAACCACGTGCTGCCGGACTACTTTGCCGGCGCCGACTACGCGCCGCAGCCCAGCGTGGCCACCGTGGCCAATGCCATGGACGTCGGCGCGCCGAGCAACTTCGAGCGCCTGCGCTGGCTGTACCGCGGCGACGATGCCGCGCTGCGCGTGCAGTTCCAGGCCTATTCGGTGGACGACGCGCAGATCCGCCAGCTGATCGGCGAGCGCTTCCGCCGCTACGGCGAGGTGCATTGCCCGCATACCGCCACCGCGCTGCACGTGTTGCAGCAGATCCGCGCCGAGGGCGCGGAGGCCGATGCCGGCGATTGGGCGGTGGCGGCGACCGCGCATCCGGCCAAGTTCGAGGCGGTGGTCGAGCCGTTGATCGGCCGGCCGGTCGAGGTGCCGCCGGCGCTGGCGGCCTTGCTGCAGCGGCCGGCGCAGGCCGAGCCGATCGCGCCGGACTACGCGGCGCTGCGCGCGCGCCTGCTGGCTGGCTAG
- a CDS encoding homoserine kinase — translation MSQAQTSLAPHAAARALPREARAFAPASVANVAVGFDLLGYAVEGVGDTVTVRRIDAPLVRIAAIRGTSVALPLEAARNTAGAALIALREALALPFGFEIEIDKGIPLSSGMGGSAASCVAALVAANALLDAPLSREQLYPYSLEGEAVASGSRHGDNLGPMFLGGLVLSTLERMVPVPVPAAWHSLLVHPDAVLETRRAREALAGDYRLGEFVAQSSNLALVLVGCHAGDEALVRAGLRDVLIEPRRAPLIVGFDAAKAAALAAGAMGASISGAGPSVFAWFATRAAAEAAAPAVQAAFAAAGFDSQHWVSPLQCPGARLL, via the coding sequence GTGAGCCAGGCGCAGACCTCGCTGGCGCCGCACGCCGCCGCCCGCGCCTTGCCGCGCGAGGCGCGCGCGTTCGCGCCGGCCTCGGTGGCCAACGTGGCGGTGGGCTTCGACCTGCTCGGCTATGCGGTGGAGGGCGTCGGCGATACGGTGACCGTGCGCCGCATCGACGCGCCGCTGGTGCGCATCGCCGCGATCCGCGGCACCAGCGTGGCGCTGCCGCTGGAGGCCGCGCGCAATACCGCCGGCGCGGCGCTGATCGCCTTGCGCGAGGCGCTGGCGCTGCCGTTCGGGTTCGAGATCGAGATCGACAAGGGCATCCCGCTCAGCTCCGGCATGGGCGGCTCGGCGGCCTCGTGCGTGGCCGCGCTGGTGGCGGCCAATGCGCTGCTGGACGCGCCGCTGTCGCGCGAGCAGCTGTATCCGTATTCGCTGGAAGGCGAGGCGGTGGCCAGCGGCAGCCGCCACGGCGACAACCTCGGCCCGATGTTTCTCGGTGGGCTGGTGCTGTCCACGCTGGAGCGGATGGTGCCGGTGCCGGTGCCGGCGGCCTGGCACAGCCTGCTGGTGCATCCGGACGCGGTGCTGGAGACGCGCCGTGCGCGCGAGGCGCTGGCCGGCGACTACCGGCTGGGCGAGTTCGTGGCGCAGAGTTCCAATCTGGCGCTGGTGCTGGTGGGCTGCCACGCCGGCGACGAGGCGCTGGTGCGCGCGGGCCTGCGCGACGTGCTGATCGAGCCGCGGCGTGCGCCGCTGATCGTCGGCTTCGATGCGGCCAAGGCGGCGGCGCTGGCAGCGGGCGCGATGGGCGCGAGCATTTCCGGCGCCGGCCCCAGCGTGTTCGCCTGGTTCGCGACGCGTGCGGCGGCGGAGGCGGCTGCGCCGGCGGTGCAGGCGGCATTCGCGGCGGCCGGCTTCGACAGCCAGCATTGGGTATCGCCGCTGCAGTGTCCGGGCGCCCGATTGCTGTAG
- a CDS encoding FMN-binding protein, whose amino-acid sequence MHSRFAAIPLIALAAAPCHATTYLTLEQAQAQMFPGQTLTPDFRTLSSSQMAAIGKAAGVSPLSPQLKAWRASGGGWLIVDQVVGKHDFITFALALDAAGAVADVEILEYRETYGGQVREPGWRNQFVGKTADAAPQLGKDIRNISGATLSSKHVTDGVRRLLKTYALILRHA is encoded by the coding sequence ATGCACTCCCGATTTGCCGCCATTCCGCTGATCGCGCTCGCCGCCGCCCCTTGCCACGCGACGACCTACCTGACGCTGGAGCAGGCACAGGCGCAGATGTTCCCCGGGCAGACGTTGACGCCCGATTTCCGCACCTTGAGCTCCAGTCAGATGGCGGCCATCGGCAAGGCCGCCGGCGTCTCGCCGCTGTCGCCGCAGCTGAAGGCATGGCGCGCGTCGGGCGGCGGCTGGCTGATCGTGGACCAGGTGGTGGGCAAGCACGACTTCATCACCTTCGCGCTGGCGCTGGATGCGGCCGGCGCCGTCGCCGACGTGGAGATCCTGGAATACCGCGAAACCTATGGCGGGCAGGTCCGCGAGCCTGGCTGGCGCAACCAGTTCGTCGGCAAGACCGCCGATGCGGCGCCACAACTGGGCAAGGACATCCGCAACATCTCCGGCGCGACGCTGTCGTCCAAGCACGTCACCGACGGCGTGCGGCGCCTGCTCAAGACCTATGCGCTCATCCTCCGCCACGCCTGA